In the Streptomyces coeruleoprunus genome, GTCACCCTCATCGGACTGTGCTCCACCGACCAGCTCTACTTCGCGTCCGGGCGCCTCGGCCTGCCGGGCGCGATGTTCACCGCCTCGCACAACCCCGCCCAGTACAACGGCATCAAGATGTGCCGCGCGGGCGCGGCGCCCATCGGCCAGGACACCGGCCTCACCGAGATCCGTACGCTCGCCGAGACCTGGTCCGCGTCCGGCGCCCCCGCCCCGGCGGCCACCCCCGGCACGATCACCGAGACGGACACCCTCGTCGACTACGCCGCCCACCTGAAGTCGCTCGTCGACCTCACGGCCATCCGCCCCCTCAAGGTCGTCGTGGACGCGGGCAACGGCATGGGCGGCCACACCGTCCCCACCGTGTTCGCGGGGCTGCCCCTGGACCTGGTCCCGATGTACTTCGAGCTGGACGGTACCTTCCCCAACCACGAGGCCAACCCGCTCGACCCGGCCAACATCGTGGACCTCCAGGAGCGCGTCCGCGCCGAGGGCGCCGACCTGGGCCTCGCCTTCGACGGCGACGCCGACCGCTGCTTCGTCGTCGACGAGCGCGGCGAGCCGGTCTCCCCGTCGGCGATCACCGCGCTGGTGGCCGCCCGCGAGCTGGCCAAGCACCCCGGCGGAACGATCATCCACAACCTGATCACCTCCTGGTCCGTCCCCGAGGTCGTCCGCGAGACCGGCGGCACGCCCGTCCGCACCCGCGTCGGCCACTCGTTCATCAAGGCCGAGATGGCCCGCACCGGCGCGATCTTCGGCGGCGAGCACTCCGCGCACTACTACTTCCGCGACTTCTGGAACGCCGACACCGGCATGCTGGCCGCGCTCCACGTCCTCGCCGCCCTCGGCGGCCAGGACCGCCCGCTGTCGTCCCTCGTCGCCGCGTACGACCGCTACACGGGCTCGGGCGAGATCAACTCGACGGTCGAGGACCAGGCGGCCAGCACCGCGGCCGTACGCGCGGCCTTCGCCTCCCGCGAGGGAGTCACCGTCGACGAACTGGACGGCCTGACGGTCAGCGCCCCCACCTGGTGGTTCAACCTGCGCCCCTCCAACACGGAGCCACTGCTGCGCCTGAACGTCGAGGCGAAGGACGAGGTCACCATGTCCAAGATCCGCGACGAGGTCCTGGCCCTGGTCCGCACCTCCTGACCCACGCGCCGTCCCTCGCGCCGCGAGGGACGGCACCGGCCGTTCC is a window encoding:
- a CDS encoding phosphomannomutase/phosphoglucomutase translates to MTADLSQIVKAYDVRGVVPDQWDEPLAELFGAAFVQVTGADAIVIGHDMRPSSPGLSAAFARGAANRGADVTLIGLCSTDQLYFASGRLGLPGAMFTASHNPAQYNGIKMCRAGAAPIGQDTGLTEIRTLAETWSASGAPAPAATPGTITETDTLVDYAAHLKSLVDLTAIRPLKVVVDAGNGMGGHTVPTVFAGLPLDLVPMYFELDGTFPNHEANPLDPANIVDLQERVRAEGADLGLAFDGDADRCFVVDERGEPVSPSAITALVAARELAKHPGGTIIHNLITSWSVPEVVRETGGTPVRTRVGHSFIKAEMARTGAIFGGEHSAHYYFRDFWNADTGMLAALHVLAALGGQDRPLSSLVAAYDRYTGSGEINSTVEDQAASTAAVRAAFASREGVTVDELDGLTVSAPTWWFNLRPSNTEPLLRLNVEAKDEVTMSKIRDEVLALVRTS